In Nostoc sp. CENA543, a single genomic region encodes these proteins:
- a CDS encoding non-ribosomal peptide synthetase, whose protein sequence is MIMIKSLSNQQYYEVSHAQRRMWILHHISEYSSAYNIRLGMRISGKLDIAALTAAFQQLVNRHEILRTTFTNVAGKIQQVVHEEIPNEKLISFQDLREEKNAETIADRLIQESANSRFDLEQLPLMRVLLVQIKPEEFLFGLTLHHIIGDARSLDILFHEFVTLYSAYTQQKTAALPPLPLQYKDYAVWQNQWLATEEAKEQHHYWCDRFAGEPPIFNLPTDFPRPQFKSSQAGTYTYNFSQSLSEKLRSFAAGNHTTLFIILLTLFKILLYRYTGQRDLVIGIPISGRNHPNLENQIGFYVNTLALRTLLPETGTFQQALAEVTNTCLDAYEYNNYPFDQLVSALDLERDLSRNPLFDVMFSLLNQDSKAVMKIPGIEHQAYPLTPRTAQFDLSWSFFENANDLRLVIEYEPDLFRAETIARMSGHFLEIIQAVVENPHCQFSQINLLTPEERHQLLKEWNQTAVAYPLEKCIHELFEEQVERNPNAIALIFEGQKLTYQQLNEKANQLAHYLRTKGVKPEVLVGIFVERSIEMVIGLLGILKAGGAYLPLDPSYPSDRLTYMLTDAALSVLLTQQSLLDSLEANSAEVVCLDRDWHIIANHSQHNPVKLANSENLAYVIYTSGSTGKPKGVMNIHKAICNNLLRTLDAYPLTIGDCILQITPLSFDASVWEIFWSLTSGTTLVVAKPEGHKDIAYLMNLIAEQKITQVSFVPSMLRIFLQQPNLESCRCLKRVFSGAETLSYELTQRFFENFNCELHNLYGPTETAVDATCWQCQPHSHSRIIPIGRPIANTQTYILDEYLQPVPIGVAGELYIGGVSLARGYLNQPELTHEKFISHPFGEGKLYKTGDLARYLSDGNIEYLGRIDHQVKLRGLRIELGEIESVLDTHPQVEQTVVFLQGDTSENQRLVAYVVGKNSLLKPSELRLFLQHKLPAYMIPSAFVVLSELPLNPNGKIDYQKLPKPDETSIVESNYLPPRNSSEMILANIWQQVLQLSKVGVNDNFFDLGGHSLQAMNLMALIYQELEIEIPLSMIYEKPTVAELSEYIIYAKEMNIQPKERPYVVFNQAREKAVFLFPPALGFAAAYANLADYLTDYAIYTFRYIANEATLEKYAELIDNIAPNQDLKLMGHSAGGFLAMLMAQKLESRGRVVSDVILIDTYRGGREAIKAEMSEIIEGVDSFLLNPKRQELRRYFMENQKLRDRTYNQVWEYFNFLWHSDLKNVQIHGNIHLIRAEGNYDYEDDWTQATKGERINHYAYGVHREMIDPPYLNQNATIINAILS, encoded by the coding sequence ATGATCATGATAAAGTCACTATCGAATCAACAATATTATGAAGTATCCCACGCTCAAAGGCGGATGTGGATTCTGCACCATATAAGCGAATATTCCAGTGCTTACAATATTAGACTAGGAATGAGAATCAGTGGCAAATTAGATATCGCCGCATTGACAGCAGCTTTTCAACAACTTGTGAATCGCCATGAAATTTTGCGTACTACTTTTACAAATGTTGCAGGCAAAATTCAGCAAGTTGTACATGAAGAGATACCTAATGAAAAATTAATATCTTTTCAAGATTTAAGAGAAGAAAAGAATGCTGAGACAATAGCCGATCGCTTGATTCAAGAGTCAGCAAACTCGCGATTTGATTTAGAGCAATTACCTTTGATGCGAGTTTTATTAGTACAGATTAAGCCAGAGGAATTTTTATTTGGATTGACCCTGCACCATATTATTGGAGATGCGCGATCGCTCGATATTCTTTTCCACGAGTTCGTTACTTTATACTCTGCTTACACACAGCAAAAAACTGCCGCCTTACCCCCACTACCATTGCAATATAAGGATTATGCTGTATGGCAAAATCAGTGGTTAGCAACTGAGGAGGCCAAAGAACAGCATCATTATTGGTGCGATCGCTTTGCAGGAGAACCACCTATATTTAACTTACCTACCGACTTTCCTCGACCACAATTTAAATCTTCTCAAGCTGGTACATATACTTATAATTTTAGTCAGAGTCTCAGCGAAAAGCTACGCTCTTTTGCGGCTGGGAATCACACAACTTTATTTATTATTCTCTTAACTTTATTTAAAATATTACTCTATCGATACACCGGACAGCGTGATTTAGTCATTGGTATCCCTATTTCTGGACGTAATCATCCAAACCTAGAAAATCAAATTGGCTTTTATGTTAATACCTTAGCTTTAAGAACTTTACTCCCAGAAACGGGAACTTTTCAACAAGCATTGGCAGAAGTAACAAATACTTGTCTTGATGCTTATGAGTATAATAATTATCCTTTTGACCAATTAGTATCTGCCCTCGATTTAGAACGAGATTTATCAAGAAATCCATTATTTGATGTGATGTTTTCACTGCTAAATCAAGATAGTAAAGCAGTGATGAAAATTCCGGGAATTGAACATCAAGCTTACCCACTAACACCACGAACGGCTCAATTTGATTTGAGTTGGAGTTTTTTTGAAAATGCCAACGACTTAAGATTGGTTATAGAATACGAACCGGATCTATTTCGAGCAGAAACGATCGCTAGAATGAGCGGTCACTTTTTAGAAATTATTCAGGCAGTAGTCGAAAATCCTCATTGCCAATTTTCACAAATCAATTTACTAACTCCTGAAGAACGGCATCAGTTACTAAAAGAATGGAATCAAACCGCAGTTGCATATCCTTTAGAAAAATGTATCCATGAGTTATTTGAAGAGCAAGTAGAACGCAATCCCAATGCAATCGCGCTCATATTTGAAGGTCAAAAATTGACCTATCAACAATTAAATGAAAAAGCCAATCAATTAGCTCACTATTTACGAACAAAAGGCGTTAAACCAGAAGTATTGGTGGGCATTTTTGTGGAGCGTTCCATAGAGATGGTGATCGGACTATTGGGAATATTAAAGGCAGGGGGAGCTTATTTGCCTTTAGACCCTAGTTATCCGAGCGATCGCTTAACTTATATGCTCACGGATGCAGCCTTGTCTGTCTTGCTGACTCAGCAGTCTCTATTGGACTCTTTGGAAGCAAATTCAGCCGAGGTGGTGTGTTTAGATCGTGATTGGCACATAATTGCCAACCATAGCCAGCATAACCCCGTCAAATTGGCAAATTCAGAAAATTTGGCTTATGTGATTTATACCTCTGGCTCTACAGGTAAGCCCAAGGGAGTGATGAACATCCATAAAGCTATTTGCAATAACTTATTGCGAACGCTAGATGCTTACCCTCTGACAATAGGCGATTGCATCCTGCAAATAACTCCTTTAAGCTTTGACGCTTCAGTATGGGAGATATTCTGGTCTTTAACATCTGGCACAACTTTAGTAGTGGCTAAACCTGAAGGTCATAAAGATATAGCTTATTTGATGAATTTGATTGCTGAACAAAAAATCACTCAAGTATCTTTTGTTCCTTCAATGTTGCGAATTTTTCTGCAACAACCAAACTTAGAAAGTTGTCGTTGTTTAAAGCGAGTCTTTAGTGGTGCAGAAACACTCTCTTATGAATTGACTCAACGCTTTTTTGAAAATTTCAATTGTGAATTGCATAATCTTTACGGCCCAACGGAAACAGCAGTTGATGCCACTTGTTGGCAATGTCAGCCACATTCTCACAGTCGAATAATTCCTATTGGTCGCCCGATAGCTAATACTCAAACTTATATCCTCGATGAATATCTGCAACCAGTCCCCATTGGCGTTGCAGGAGAACTATATATTGGGGGTGTCTCCTTAGCTAGAGGCTATCTCAATCAACCAGAATTAACTCATGAAAAATTTATTTCTCATCCCTTTGGTGAAGGGAAATTATATAAAACTGGAGATTTAGCCCGTTATCTCAGTGATGGGAATATTGAATATCTTGGTCGCATCGATCATCAAGTTAAACTACGAGGTTTACGGATTGAGTTAGGAGAAATAGAATCAGTTTTAGATACTCATCCCCAAGTAGAACAAACAGTTGTATTTTTGCAAGGAGATACTTCTGAGAACCAACGTTTAGTAGCTTATGTAGTGGGAAAAAACTCACTATTAAAACCCAGTGAACTGCGTCTTTTCTTACAGCATAAATTGCCAGCTTATATGATACCTTCAGCTTTTGTGGTCTTGTCAGAATTGCCATTAAATCCTAATGGCAAGATAGACTATCAGAAATTACCTAAGCCTGATGAAACATCGATAGTAGAATCAAATTATTTACCTCCCCGAAACTCTTCAGAAATGATTTTGGCAAACATTTGGCAACAAGTTCTGCAATTATCAAAAGTAGGAGTAAATGATAATTTTTTTGATTTAGGTGGTCATTCATTACAAGCGATGAATTTGATGGCATTAATTTATCAAGAATTGGAAATTGAAATCCCATTATCGATGATTTATGAAAAGCCTACAGTAGCAGAATTGAGTGAATATATCATCTATGCTAAAGAGATGAATATCCAACCTAAAGAACGTCCTTATGTAGTTTTCAATCAAGCACGAGAAAAAGCAGTTTTTCTATTTCCCCCTGCCCTTGGTTTTGCCGCAGCTTACGCAAATTTAGCTGATTATTTAACAGATTATGCTATCTATACTTTCAGATATATTGCTAATGAGGCAACTTTAGAAAAATATGCCGAATTGATAGATAATATAGCACCAAATCAAGACTTAAAGTTAATGGGACATTCAGCAGGTGGTTTTTTAGCTATGTTGATGGCTCAAAAATTAGAAAGTCGTGGACGTGTAGTTTCTGATGTAATTTTAATAGATACTTATCGCGGCGGGCGTGAAGCTATAAAAGCTGAAATGTCAGAAATTATAGAAGGTGTAGATAGTTTCTTGTTAAATCCCAAACGTCAGGAATTGAGGCGTTACTTTATGGAGAATCAAAAGTTACGCGATCGCACCTACAATCAAGTCTGGGAATACTTTAATTTTCTCTGGCATTCCGATCTAAAAAATGTCCAAATTCATGGCAATATTCATCTCATCCGGGCTGAGGGTAACTACGATTATGAAGATGATTGGACACAAGCTACAAAGGGAGAACGCATCAATCATTATGCTTATGGTGTCCATCGGGAGATGATTGATCCTCCCTATCTAAATCAAAATGCGACTATTATTAATGCGATTCTTAGTTAG
- the recF gene encoding DNA replication/repair protein RecF (All proteins in this family for which functions are known are DNA-binding proteins that assist the filamentation of RecA onto DNA for the initiation of recombination or recombinational repair.) has translation MYLKTINLRHFRNYQEQEVKFTAAKTILVGNNAQGKSNLLEAVELLATLRSHRMARDRDIVQEGEPVAKIDAVVERQTGVIDLSLTLRRNGRRTVALNGESLRRQMDFLGVLNAVQFSSLDLELVRGSPEARRNWLDTLLVQLEPVYAHILQQYNHVLRQRNALLKKLQDSISTTQKSELALWDAQLAITGTKVIRRRDRALQRLAPIAAAWHASISGSTELLQIQYTPNVPLTQTQPEQVQQAFLTKIQQRAVAELNRNTTLVGPHRDEVELTINQTPARQYGSQGQQRTLVLALKLAELQLIEEVIKEPPLLLLDDVLAELDPSRQNQLLDAIQDRFQTLITTTHLSSFDAQWLNSSQVICVQSGRILSPNTL, from the coding sequence CTGCTGCTAAAACAATTTTGGTGGGGAATAATGCTCAGGGAAAGTCTAACTTATTGGAAGCTGTGGAGTTATTGGCGACATTGCGATCGCATCGGATGGCACGCGATCGCGATATTGTGCAAGAAGGTGAGCCAGTAGCCAAAATTGATGCTGTCGTAGAACGACAAACTGGCGTAATTGACCTCAGTTTAACTCTGCGTCGCAACGGTCGCCGCACTGTGGCGTTAAATGGTGAATCTTTGCGGCGACAAATGGATTTTTTGGGTGTCCTCAATGCTGTGCAGTTTTCTAGCTTAGATTTAGAATTAGTCCGTGGTAGTCCGGAAGCAAGGCGTAACTGGTTGGATACTTTATTAGTTCAGCTAGAACCAGTTTATGCCCACATCTTACAGCAATATAATCATGTGTTACGCCAACGCAATGCCTTGTTAAAAAAGTTGCAAGATTCTATCTCCACCACCCAAAAATCGGAACTGGCTTTGTGGGATGCACAATTAGCTATTACTGGTACAAAGGTGATTAGAAGACGCGATCGCGCACTGCAAAGATTAGCACCAATTGCAGCAGCTTGGCACGCCAGCATCAGTGGTAGCACTGAGCTTTTGCAGATTCAGTACACACCTAATGTTCCCTTAACCCAAACCCAGCCAGAACAAGTCCAGCAAGCTTTTTTAACCAAAATACAACAGCGTGCCGTTGCCGAACTCAACCGCAATACCACCCTTGTCGGCCCCCATCGGGACGAAGTAGAATTAACTATTAACCAAACTCCAGCGCGTCAATACGGTTCTCAGGGTCAGCAGCGCACCTTAGTATTAGCCCTCAAATTAGCAGAATTGCAACTAATTGAAGAAGTTATTAAAGAACCACCATTACTTTTGCTGGATGATGTTCTAGCTGAACTAGATCCTTCCCGGCAAAATCAATTACTTGATGCTATTCAAGACCGTTTTCAAACCTTAATTACAACAACTCACTTAAGTTCTTTTGATGCCCAATGGTTGAATTCATCTCAAGTTATTTGTGTACAATCAGGACGAATATTATCACCAAATACACTTTGA